Sequence from the Clostridium botulinum genome:
AAGATGGTAAGTATGTTGATATTGCTGCTAAAACAGGCAGTATCATCGTTGTATCTCGAGCGCCTAAATCTTTAATCCATAAAAATGATGCTCCATTCATGCCTTCTATTCTAAAGAATACATAATATAAAGCCATTAATATTGGTAATGGTAGTAATGATGGAAGGCATCCTCCAGTTAAACTAACATCATTCTCTTTATAAAACTTTCTCATTTCTTCATTTAATTTTTCTGGATTACCCTTATATTTTTCTTGAAGCTTTTTCATTTGTGGTTGAACTGCTTGCATTTTTTGAGTAGACTTTGCTGCTTTTATGTTAAGTGGCAGTATAAGTAATCTAATCATTAATGTAAATATAAGAATAGCTAATACATACGATAATCCAACATCTGAAACACCTAGGTTTAAGATGAAATCATGTAGATAATTGAATATATTAGCCATAAATTGAATTATCTTTTCA
This genomic interval carries:
- a CDS encoding membrane protein insertase YidC; the encoded protein is MFEKIIQFMANIFNYLHDFILNLGVSDVGLSYVLAILIFTLMIRLLILPLNIKAAKSTQKMQAVQPQMKKLQEKYKGNPEKLNEEMRKFYKENDVSLTGGCLPSLLPLPILMALYYVFFRIEGMNGASFLWIKDLGARDTTMILPVLAAISTYLPSYLMTKATPMDDSPMNMGTMSLVMALMMGFMSINFKSILVLYWIIGNVIQTIQTYFLNYLPAKKKVALAAAETAVSESSDSSFSMIVEEPKNLASTKKKNKKKK